From a region of the Actinomadura luzonensis genome:
- a CDS encoding TetR/AcrR family transcriptional regulator — protein MSTSKPRRSPKPQERQRDPERTRKLILDAAEAEFAAHGFAGARTSAIAAQAGVNQQLIWYYFDGKQGLYQAIAERWRQRESELIEPGTPLPEQVRRYALEALHNPAGVRLLAWGGLEYTGPADDPDQAARADRLRGFAEAVRAAQEAGRLPRELDPGCLTVMLMAATMAATTLPHVIEGVCGADARSPEFVRHYADQVALVAELLGLEQ, from the coding sequence GTGTCCACCTCGAAGCCGCGCCGCTCGCCCAAGCCGCAGGAGCGGCAGCGCGATCCCGAGCGCACGCGCAAGCTGATCCTCGACGCGGCCGAGGCCGAGTTCGCCGCCCACGGCTTCGCGGGCGCGCGCACCAGCGCGATCGCCGCCCAGGCCGGGGTCAACCAGCAGCTCATCTGGTACTACTTCGACGGCAAGCAGGGCCTCTACCAGGCGATCGCCGAGCGCTGGCGGCAGCGCGAGAGCGAGCTGATCGAGCCCGGCACGCCGCTGCCCGAGCAGGTCCGCCGCTACGCCCTGGAGGCGCTGCACAACCCCGCCGGCGTCCGGCTGCTGGCCTGGGGCGGCCTGGAGTACACCGGCCCCGCCGACGACCCCGACCAGGCGGCGCGGGCCGACCGGCTGCGGGGCTTCGCCGAGGCCGTCCGCGCCGCCCAGGAGGCGGGGCGGCTGCCGCGCGAGCTCGACCCGGGCTGCCTCACGGTCATGCTGATGGCCGCCACGATGGCGGCCACCACACTGCCGCACGTCATCGAGGGCGTGTGCGGGGCCGACGCCCGCTCCCCCGAGTTCGTCCGGCACTACGCCGACCAGGTCGCGCTCGTCGCGGAACTGCTGGGCCTGGAGCAGTAG
- a CDS encoding TetR/AcrR family transcriptional regulator, whose product MTVSPSPDRQRDAERTRAEILEVAQQEFARHGYAGARVDEIAARMRTTKRMIYYYFGSKERLYIAVLEKAYAEVRAVERTVDVQHLAPVEAIRTLAELTFDHHDQHREFIKLVAIENIHQAEHIRKSQALAGLGTPVLDLIEAILDAGTASGDFVTEADAIDVHMLISSFCFFRVANQHTFEALFGRDMTAPEHRDRLRRMVGEMTVAYLRGQGAGR is encoded by the coding sequence GTGACCGTCTCCCCTTCGCCCGATCGCCAGCGGGACGCCGAGCGCACCAGGGCGGAGATCCTGGAGGTCGCCCAGCAGGAGTTCGCCCGCCACGGCTACGCGGGGGCGCGGGTCGACGAGATCGCCGCCCGCATGCGCACCACCAAGCGCATGATCTACTACTACTTCGGCAGCAAGGAGCGGCTCTACATCGCCGTGCTGGAGAAGGCCTACGCCGAGGTCAGGGCCGTCGAGCGCACGGTCGACGTGCAGCACCTGGCCCCGGTCGAGGCCATCCGCACGCTGGCCGAGCTGACCTTCGACCACCACGACCAGCACCGCGAGTTCATCAAGCTGGTCGCGATCGAGAACATCCACCAGGCCGAGCACATCCGCAAGTCGCAGGCGCTGGCCGGGCTCGGCACGCCGGTGCTCGACCTCATCGAGGCCATCCTCGACGCGGGCACCGCGAGCGGCGACTTCGTCACCGAGGCCGACGCCATCGACGTGCACATGCTCATCAGCTCGTTCTGCTTCTTCCGGGTGGCGAACCAGCACACGTTCGAGGCGTTGTTCGGGCGCGACATGACGGCGCCGGAGCACCGCGACCGGCTGCGCCGGATGGTGGGGGAGATGACGGTCGCCTACCTGCGCGGCCAGGGCGCGGGCCGCTGA
- a CDS encoding IclR family transcriptional regulator, with protein MKNPPNYLIRSVDHALQLAVMLQVEGPCGVGEAARRLGVAPSTAHRLLAMLVHRDFAVRREDHRYAAGPVLSLGGSSQSRTALLRAVAMPHLAALVERVKESANLQILSGDHVRFIGSVECTQALRVGNREGMVFPAHLASGGKVLLADLPQERLDALYGAEKWAGRLDQRPNLAALRRELRNVRERGFAINAGRTESGVTAVGRAVRGPDGPAQAALSVSMPSSRFSRDRLPELVGALSMTARDIEREMRADGVPSA; from the coding sequence GTGAAGAATCCCCCCAACTACCTGATCCGCAGCGTCGATCACGCGCTGCAGCTCGCGGTCATGTTGCAGGTCGAGGGCCCGTGCGGCGTGGGCGAGGCGGCGCGGCGGCTCGGGGTGGCGCCCTCCACGGCGCACCGGCTGCTGGCGATGCTCGTCCACCGCGACTTCGCGGTCCGGCGCGAGGACCACCGCTACGCCGCGGGCCCGGTGCTGTCGCTCGGCGGCAGCTCGCAGTCGCGCACCGCGCTGCTGCGCGCGGTCGCGATGCCGCACCTCGCGGCCCTGGTCGAACGGGTCAAGGAGAGCGCGAACCTGCAGATACTCTCCGGCGACCACGTGCGCTTCATCGGCTCGGTCGAGTGCACGCAGGCGCTGCGGGTCGGCAACCGCGAGGGCATGGTGTTCCCCGCGCACCTGGCCTCGGGCGGCAAGGTCCTGCTCGCCGACCTGCCGCAGGAGCGGCTGGACGCGCTGTACGGCGCGGAGAAGTGGGCCGGCCGCCTGGACCAGCGGCCCAACCTGGCGGCGCTCCGCCGCGAGCTGCGCAACGTCCGCGAGCGGGGCTTCGCGATCAACGCCGGCCGGACCGAGTCGGGCGTCACCGCCGTCGGCCGGGCGGTGCGCGGCCCGGACGGGCCGGCCCAGGCGGCGCTGTCGGTCTCGATGCCCTCCAGCCGGTTCTCCCGCGACCGGCTCCCGGAGCTGGTCGGCGCGCTGTCGATGACGGCCCGCGACATCGAGCGGGAGATGCGGGCCGACGGCGTCCCGTCCGCCTGA
- a CDS encoding N-acyl homoserine lactonase family protein, whose product MSGFRVLAVRYARREARRGEHFHGYEPGGDAPHPTSYYVWAAVSAEHTVVIDTGIAPERAARAEGLDYRCSPVEALAAAGVAAERVDHVVLTHLHYDHTGTARDFPRARYVVQRAELDYWSGPWAERIARERWLLNDDDLAFLREAREDGRLRVVDGDADVVPGLGVHLVGGHTAGMQVVRAETARGPVVLASDAAHFYENLEGDRPFPILHSMPGTYAAFDRIRELAGGPELVVAGHDPLVLERFPRLAPDVALISP is encoded by the coding sequence GTGAGCGGCTTCCGCGTGCTCGCCGTCCGCTACGCGCGGCGCGAGGCCCGGCGCGGCGAGCACTTCCACGGCTACGAGCCCGGCGGCGACGCCCCCCACCCCACCTCCTACTACGTGTGGGCCGCCGTCTCCGCCGAGCACACCGTCGTGATCGACACCGGCATCGCGCCGGAGCGCGCGGCCCGCGCCGAGGGCCTGGACTACCGCTGCTCGCCGGTCGAGGCCCTGGCCGCGGCCGGCGTCGCCGCCGAGCGGGTGGACCACGTCGTGCTGACCCACCTGCACTACGACCACACCGGCACCGCCCGCGACTTCCCGCGCGCCCGCTACGTCGTGCAGCGGGCCGAGCTGGACTACTGGAGCGGCCCCTGGGCCGAGCGCATCGCCCGCGAGCGGTGGCTGCTGAACGACGACGACCTCGCCTTCCTCCGCGAGGCCCGCGAGGACGGGCGGCTGCGGGTCGTGGACGGCGACGCCGACGTGGTGCCCGGCCTCGGCGTGCACCTGGTCGGCGGCCACACCGCCGGCATGCAGGTGGTGCGGGCCGAGACCGCGCGCGGCCCCGTCGTGCTGGCCTCCGACGCCGCCCACTTCTACGAGAACCTCGAGGGCGACCGCCCCTTCCCCATCCTGCACAGCATGCCCGGCACGTACGCCGCCTTCGACCGCATCAGGGAGCTGGCCGGCGGCCCGGAGCTGGTGGTCGCCGGCCACGACCCGCTCGTGCTCGAACGGTTCCCGCGGCTCGCCCCCGACGTCGCGCTGATCAGCCCGTGA
- a CDS encoding MFS transporter: protein MTVQGKPRKAAIAAWIGSALEYYDFFIYGTAAALVFNKIFFPSSSPATGTLLALATFGVGYLARPVGALVLGHVGDKFGRKKVLVATLVMMGGSTFLVGCLPTYDQVGVAAPVLLVLLRLMQGFSVSGEQAGANSMTLEHAPEDRRAYYTSFTLNGTQAGQIIATAVFLPIAALPEEQLLSWGWRVPFWASVVVAVVGLVIRRTLEETPAFEREVATNTVARMPLAVLFREHWRDVLRVVVAAVIASVSTIFTVHALSYAVNTMGLERSPMLWVGVLANVAAVISIPLWGRLSDRVGRKPVFVGGSLGCAVLMFGYLWSISVGSYALIFILGIVMFGVVHSATSAVWPSFYGEMFTTRVRLSGMAIGTQVGFAIAGFAPTVATAVAGTGPESWLGVSIITAAVCLVNVAAVATARETYRVPTAELGRRDMARVGG from the coding sequence GTGACGGTGCAGGGCAAACCTCGCAAAGCGGCCATTGCTGCCTGGATCGGCAGCGCGTTGGAGTACTACGACTTCTTCATCTACGGCACCGCCGCCGCGCTGGTCTTCAACAAGATCTTCTTCCCCTCGTCCTCGCCCGCCACCGGAACGCTGCTCGCGCTGGCCACCTTCGGCGTCGGATACCTGGCCCGGCCGGTGGGCGCCCTCGTGCTCGGGCACGTCGGCGACAAGTTCGGCCGCAAGAAGGTGCTGGTCGCCACCCTGGTGATGATGGGCGGCTCCACGTTCCTGGTCGGCTGCCTGCCCACCTACGACCAGGTGGGCGTCGCGGCGCCCGTCCTGCTCGTGCTGCTCCGCCTCATGCAGGGCTTCTCCGTCTCCGGCGAGCAGGCCGGCGCCAACTCCATGACGCTGGAGCACGCCCCCGAGGACCGCCGCGCCTACTACACGAGCTTCACCCTCAACGGCACCCAGGCCGGGCAGATCATCGCCACCGCCGTCTTCCTGCCGATCGCCGCGCTGCCCGAGGAGCAGCTGCTGAGCTGGGGCTGGCGGGTGCCGTTCTGGGCCAGCGTCGTGGTGGCCGTGGTGGGCCTGGTCATCCGGCGCACGCTGGAGGAGACGCCCGCCTTCGAGCGGGAGGTCGCCACCAACACCGTCGCCAGGATGCCCCTCGCCGTGCTCTTCCGCGAGCACTGGCGGGACGTGCTGCGCGTGGTCGTCGCCGCGGTCATCGCCTCGGTCAGCACGATCTTCACCGTGCACGCCCTGTCGTACGCGGTCAACACGATGGGCCTGGAGCGCTCGCCGATGCTCTGGGTCGGCGTGCTGGCCAACGTCGCCGCGGTGATCTCCATCCCGCTGTGGGGCAGGCTGTCGGACCGGGTGGGCCGCAAGCCGGTGTTCGTCGGCGGCTCGCTCGGCTGCGCGGTGCTGATGTTCGGCTACCTGTGGTCGATCTCGGTCGGCAGCTACGCGCTGATCTTCATCCTGGGCATCGTGATGTTCGGCGTCGTGCACAGCGCCACCAGCGCCGTGTGGCCGTCGTTCTACGGCGAGATGTTCACCACCCGGGTCCGCCTGTCCGGCATGGCGATCGGCACCCAGGTCGGCTTCGCCATCGCCGGCTTCGCGCCGACCGTCGCCACCGCCGTGGCCGGGACCGGGCCGGAGAGCTGGCTCGGCGTCTCGATCATCACCGCGGCGGTGTGCCTGGTCAACGTGGCCGCCGTCGCCACCGCCCGCGAGACCTACCGGGTGCCGACGGCCGAGCTCGGCCGCAGGGACATGGCGCGGGTGGGCGGGTGA
- a CDS encoding bifunctional sugar phosphate isomerase/epimerase/4-hydroxyphenylpyruvate dioxygenase family protein: MRKTIATVSVSGTLAEKLEAIAAAGFDGVELFENDLLACPLPPEEIRARAADLGLTIDLYQPFRDFEAVPDDLLARNLRRAEHKFRLMERLGTDLLLVCSNVSPEAIGDDERAAAQLRLLAERAAGHGVRIAYEALAWGRHVDEYLHAWRLVRLADHPGLGLCLDSFHILSRGSDPIGIEAVPGEKIFFLQLADAPLLAMDVLQWSRHYRCFPGQGTFDVAGLVRHALNAGYAGPLSLEVFNDHFRQADTGRTARDGMRSLLALEGELAGTTHPCVPTGFAFAELADDGGAFGEVLGALGFTRAGAHPRKPVELWTQGGARLLLNATGAEPSLAAIGLDGPDPAGAVKHAEALLSPVLPRERAPEEARLDAVAAPDGTQIFFCDDSWLSDFPPPPAGRSGGAVTGIDHVALTQPWHYFDEAELFYRTVLGLRPQGSLELPDPYGLLRSKAMSDPGGAVRMVVNIAQVGSGDVPWQHVALACDDVLALARRLRAEHPGLLLPIPANYYDDLEARHDLGPELRELRELGVLYDRDARGGEFLHLYTVTVGRVFFELVQRTGGYDGYGAGNAPIRLAAQHSGHRSGGH; this comes from the coding sequence GTGCGCAAGACCATCGCCACCGTGTCGGTGAGCGGCACGCTGGCCGAGAAGCTGGAGGCGATCGCCGCCGCCGGCTTCGACGGCGTGGAGCTGTTCGAGAACGACCTGCTGGCCTGCCCGCTGCCGCCGGAGGAGATCCGCGCCCGCGCCGCCGACCTGGGCCTCACCATCGACCTCTACCAGCCCTTCCGCGACTTCGAGGCGGTGCCGGACGACCTGCTGGCGCGCAACCTGCGCCGGGCCGAGCACAAGTTCCGGCTGATGGAACGCCTCGGCACGGACCTGCTGCTGGTCTGCTCGAACGTCTCGCCGGAGGCGATCGGCGACGACGAACGGGCCGCCGCGCAGCTCCGGCTGCTCGCCGAGCGGGCCGCCGGGCACGGCGTCCGCATCGCCTACGAGGCCCTGGCCTGGGGCCGGCACGTCGACGAGTACCTGCACGCCTGGCGCCTGGTCCGCCTGGCCGACCACCCCGGCCTGGGCCTGTGCCTGGACAGCTTCCACATCCTCTCGCGCGGCTCCGACCCGATCGGCATCGAGGCCGTCCCCGGCGAGAAGATCTTCTTCCTCCAGCTCGCCGACGCGCCGCTGCTGGCCATGGACGTGCTCCAGTGGAGCCGCCACTACCGCTGCTTCCCCGGCCAGGGCACCTTCGACGTCGCCGGGCTGGTCCGGCACGCGCTGAACGCCGGCTACGCCGGGCCGCTGTCGCTGGAGGTGTTCAACGACCACTTCCGGCAGGCCGACACCGGCCGCACCGCGCGCGACGGCATGCGCTCGCTGCTCGCGCTGGAGGGCGAGCTGGCGGGCACGACGCATCCCTGCGTCCCGACCGGCTTCGCGTTCGCCGAGCTGGCCGACGACGGCGGCGCCTTCGGCGAGGTGCTGGGCGCGCTCGGCTTCACCCGGGCCGGCGCCCATCCCCGCAAGCCCGTCGAGCTGTGGACCCAGGGCGGGGCCCGGCTGCTGCTGAACGCCACCGGCGCCGAGCCCTCGCTGGCCGCGATCGGGCTGGACGGCCCCGACCCGGCGGGCGCGGTCAAGCACGCCGAGGCCCTGCTGTCGCCGGTGCTGCCGCGCGAGCGCGCGCCGGAGGAGGCCAGGCTGGACGCGGTCGCCGCGCCCGACGGCACCCAGATCTTCTTCTGCGACGACTCCTGGCTGTCGGACTTCCCCCCGCCGCCCGCCGGGCGCTCCGGGGGAGCGGTGACCGGCATCGACCACGTGGCGCTCACCCAGCCGTGGCACTACTTCGACGAGGCGGAGCTGTTCTACCGCACCGTGCTCGGGCTGCGCCCGCAGGGCAGCCTGGAGCTGCCCGACCCGTACGGGCTGCTGCGCAGCAAGGCCATGTCGGACCCCGGCGGCGCGGTGCGCATGGTGGTCAACATCGCCCAGGTCGGCTCCGGGGACGTCCCGTGGCAGCACGTCGCGCTGGCCTGCGACGACGTCCTGGCGCTGGCCCGCCGGCTGCGCGCCGAGCATCCCGGCCTGCTGCTGCCGATCCCGGCCAACTACTACGACGACCTGGAGGCCCGCCACGACCTCGGCCCGGAGCTGCGCGAGCTCCGCGAGCTCGGCGTGCTGTACGACCGCGACGCGCGCGGCGGCGAGTTCCTGCACCTCTACACCGTCACCGTGGGCCGGGTCTTCTTCGAGCTCGTCCAGCGGACCGGCGGCTACGACGGCTACGGGGCCGGCAACGCCCCGATCCGCCTGGCCGCGCAACATTCCGGGCACCGTTCCGGTGGTCACTAA
- a CDS encoding DUF7144 family membrane protein codes for MTYHHHTREVTGWVGWIWFGGMMMVLAGLFNIITGLAAVFANRVYVQAPNRLLLLDVTGWGWLHLVLGVLVLATGVAVTAGQTWARVAGVVLVMLNALTQLTWIAVNPWWSLAVIAIDVLVLYALIVHGREARLD; via the coding sequence ATGACCTACCACCACCACACGCGCGAGGTGACCGGCTGGGTGGGCTGGATCTGGTTCGGCGGCATGATGATGGTGCTCGCCGGCCTGTTCAACATCATCACCGGCCTGGCGGCCGTCTTCGCCAACCGCGTCTACGTGCAGGCGCCCAACCGGCTCCTGCTCCTCGACGTCACCGGCTGGGGCTGGCTCCACCTCGTCCTCGGCGTGCTCGTCCTCGCCACCGGCGTCGCGGTCACCGCCGGGCAGACCTGGGCCAGGGTGGCCGGCGTCGTCCTGGTGATGCTGAACGCGCTCACGCAGCTCACCTGGATCGCCGTCAACCCCTGGTGGTCGCTCGCCGTGATCGCGATCGACGTGCTCGTCCTGTACGCGCTCATCGTCCACGGCCGGGAGGCCAGGCTGGACTGA
- a CDS encoding cupin domain-containing protein — MDMTEIASSPVRLTAVDSPDQPAPSAALEELYRGFEKELLIPLWTEIGDLMPPHPRSKAVPHLWRWDRLVELAARSGRLVPVGRGGERRAIALANPGLGGRPFATPTLWAAIQYLMPGEDAPEHRHTQHAFRFVVEGEGVWTVVGGDPVPMRRGDFLPQAGWNWHAHHNAADRPMAWIDGLDIPFQYVTESQFFEFGRDRVSDAERATPERSRSERLWGHPGLRPVAVPGALPATPLLAYRWADTDRALADQLALEAEGHPGTAGPGHAAVRYTNPTTGGDVLPTIRVEMHRVRAGAETAPVRETGSSVYQVFDGSGRVTVGDVSWSVTRGDLFAVPSWTPFSARSEASASDSDSGALDLFRFSDSPIFEALRLDRTGVERPTA; from the coding sequence GTGGACATGACCGAGATCGCGAGCTCGCCGGTTCGCCTCACCGCGGTCGACTCGCCGGACCAGCCGGCCCCGTCGGCGGCGCTGGAGGAGCTCTACCGCGGCTTCGAGAAGGAGCTGCTGATCCCGCTGTGGACCGAGATCGGCGACCTGATGCCGCCGCACCCCAGGTCCAAGGCCGTGCCGCACCTGTGGCGCTGGGACCGCCTGGTCGAGCTGGCGGCCCGCTCCGGCCGCCTGGTGCCGGTCGGCAGGGGAGGGGAGCGGCGGGCGATCGCGCTCGCCAACCCGGGGCTCGGCGGCCGCCCGTTCGCCACGCCGACGCTCTGGGCGGCGATCCAGTACCTGATGCCCGGCGAGGACGCCCCCGAGCACCGCCACACCCAGCACGCCTTCCGCTTCGTCGTCGAGGGCGAGGGCGTCTGGACGGTCGTCGGCGGCGACCCGGTGCCGATGCGCCGCGGCGACTTCCTGCCCCAGGCCGGCTGGAACTGGCACGCCCACCACAACGCGGCCGACCGGCCGATGGCCTGGATCGACGGCCTGGACATCCCGTTCCAGTACGTCACCGAGTCCCAGTTCTTCGAGTTCGGCCGCGACCGCGTCAGCGACGCCGAGCGCGCCACGCCGGAACGCTCCCGCTCCGAGCGGCTGTGGGGGCATCCCGGCCTGCGCCCGGTCGCCGTCCCCGGCGCGCTGCCCGCCACCCCGCTGCTGGCCTACCGGTGGGCCGACACCGACCGCGCGCTGGCCGACCAGCTCGCGCTGGAGGCCGAGGGCCACCCCGGCACGGCCGGACCGGGCCACGCCGCCGTCCGCTACACCAATCCCACCACCGGCGGCGACGTGCTGCCGACCATCCGGGTCGAGATGCACCGCGTGCGCGCGGGCGCCGAGACCGCGCCCGTGCGGGAGACCGGCTCCTCGGTGTACCAGGTCTTCGACGGCAGCGGGCGGGTCACCGTGGGCGACGTCTCGTGGTCGGTCACGCGGGGCGACCTGTTCGCGGTGCCGTCCTGGACGCCGTTCTCGGCCCGGTCCGAGGCGTCGGCGTCCGACTCCGACTCCGGCGCGCTCGACCTCTTCCGGTTCAGCGACAGCCCCATCTTCGAGGCGCTGCGGCTCGACCGCACCGGCGTGGAAAGGCCCACCGCATGA
- a CDS encoding NAD(P)H-dependent flavin oxidoreductase, producing the protein MTVLSTRLTARYANRHPLVCAGMAFAGESPELAVAVTNAGGIGAIGAALLPPDRLRAVVREVRDRTGGAPFHVNLITLFSTPEQIEVCAEERVPIVSFHWGHPPADRLKPLHEAGVSVWEQVGSADAARLAVDDGAEAVVAQGWEAGGHNYGGLPTMVGVPAVVDAVGERALVLAAGGITDGRQVAAALCLGADGVWVGTRLVASREARVHPEHHRRLVAADGESAVLTSIFGPELPAFNPMRLQRNRVVAEWGDRLAELPADLGSLRQVGTTVAGGERTPMRRFGLMLPVPETEGDWEEMPWLMGQGVGLIHDVKPAGEIVGAMMEQAGRVLAARRP; encoded by the coding sequence ATGACCGTGCTGTCCACCAGACTTACCGCCAGGTACGCCAACCGCCACCCGCTCGTCTGCGCCGGCATGGCCTTCGCCGGGGAGTCGCCGGAGCTCGCCGTGGCGGTCACGAACGCGGGCGGCATCGGCGCGATCGGCGCCGCCCTGCTGCCGCCCGACCGGCTGCGCGCGGTCGTCCGCGAGGTCCGCGACCGCACCGGCGGGGCGCCGTTCCACGTCAACCTCATCACCCTGTTCAGCACGCCCGAGCAGATCGAGGTGTGCGCCGAGGAGCGCGTGCCGATCGTCTCCTTCCACTGGGGCCACCCGCCGGCGGACCGGCTCAAGCCGCTGCACGAGGCCGGGGTGTCGGTGTGGGAGCAGGTGGGCTCCGCCGACGCGGCCCGGCTCGCCGTGGACGACGGCGCCGAGGCCGTCGTCGCGCAGGGCTGGGAGGCCGGCGGGCACAACTACGGCGGCCTGCCGACCATGGTCGGCGTCCCGGCCGTCGTGGACGCCGTGGGCGAGCGCGCGCTGGTCCTGGCCGCGGGCGGGATCACCGACGGCCGGCAGGTCGCCGCCGCCCTCTGCCTCGGCGCGGACGGGGTGTGGGTCGGCACCCGCCTGGTCGCCTCGCGCGAGGCCCGCGTGCACCCCGAGCACCACCGCCGGCTGGTCGCCGCCGACGGGGAGAGCGCGGTGCTCACCTCGATCTTCGGGCCGGAGCTGCCGGCGTTCAACCCGATGCGGTTGCAGCGCAACCGCGTGGTCGCCGAGTGGGGCGACCGGCTCGCCGAGCTGCCGGCCGACCTCGGCTCGTTGCGGCAGGTCGGCACCACGGTCGCCGGGGGCGAGCGGACGCCCATGCGCAGGTTCGGGCTGATGCTGCCGGTGCCGGAGACGGAGGGCGACTGGGAGGAGATGCCCTGGCTGATGGGGCAGGGCGTCGGCCTGATCCACGACGTCAAGCCGGCCGGGGAGATCGTCGGGGCGATGATGGAGCAGGCCGGACGCGTACTGGCCGCCCGCCGCCCCTGA
- a CDS encoding FAD-dependent oxidoreductase gives MTTASHDHATDVLIVGGGITGLSAALFLARLGVRPTLVERHPSTAIMPQARAFNPRTMEIYRALGLEAEIRARTSILAGLPEMIGADTLAGEERFRVDMLAHVRPPAWLGPADWGLVDQDELEVVVRAAAERAGADIRFGAELVSFEAGTDGVRALVREPGGGPDGGPGREYGVRARWLVAADGNRSPVRHALGVEADGPGVLGHAAHFLFDADLGPALRGRRFLLAYLDQPAPGTVLAPLRRHGRWMLGVPFDPRRGEGIADFTGRRRAELARRAVGLGDLDLTLVPHREGGDAGPMEVRLGGWVARRYRSGRVFLAGDAAHVVPPTGSYGAGTGIADAHNLAWKLAAVLRGQAGETLLDSYEAERRPVARVTLEQAMRLLTARHQGTADDLAAVDDLAMIFGYRYASGAVLTEGDDPAEPVEDPRKPSGRPGLRAPHVWLERAGARVSTIDLFTGAFTVLTGPDGGDWAAAARAAGAALGVAVEACRVGADVHDAERRFPDAYGIGSGGVSLVRPDGFVAWRAAGPSARPVEELRRALSRVLAR, from the coding sequence ATGACCACCGCATCGCACGACCACGCCACCGACGTGCTCATCGTCGGCGGGGGGATCACCGGGCTGTCCGCGGCGCTGTTCCTCGCGCGGCTCGGCGTCCGCCCGACCCTGGTCGAACGGCACCCGTCCACGGCGATCATGCCGCAGGCGCGGGCGTTCAACCCGCGCACGATGGAGATCTACCGCGCGCTCGGCCTGGAGGCGGAGATCCGCGCGCGCACCTCGATCCTGGCCGGCCTGCCGGAGATGATCGGCGCGGACACGCTGGCCGGGGAGGAGCGGTTCCGCGTCGACATGCTCGCGCACGTCCGGCCGCCCGCCTGGCTCGGGCCGGCCGACTGGGGGCTCGTCGACCAGGACGAGCTGGAGGTGGTCGTCCGCGCCGCCGCCGAACGGGCCGGCGCGGACATCCGCTTCGGCGCCGAGCTGGTCTCCTTCGAGGCCGGGACGGACGGCGTCCGGGCGCTCGTCCGCGAACCCGGCGGCGGGCCGGACGGCGGGCCCGGTCGCGAGTACGGCGTGCGGGCGCGCTGGCTGGTCGCCGCCGACGGCAACCGCTCGCCCGTCCGCCACGCGCTCGGCGTCGAGGCCGACGGCCCCGGCGTCCTCGGCCACGCCGCGCACTTCCTGTTCGACGCCGACCTCGGCCCCGCCCTGCGGGGGCGCAGGTTCCTGCTGGCCTACCTCGACCAGCCGGCGCCCGGCACGGTCCTCGCGCCGCTGCGGCGGCACGGGCGGTGGATGCTCGGCGTGCCCTTCGACCCGCGGCGGGGCGAGGGCATCGCGGACTTCACCGGGCGGCGCCGCGCCGAGCTGGCCCGCCGCGCCGTCGGCCTCGGCGACCTCGACCTCACGCTGGTGCCGCACAGGGAGGGCGGCGACGCGGGGCCGATGGAGGTCAGGCTCGGCGGCTGGGTGGCCCGCCGGTACCGCTCCGGCCGGGTGTTCCTGGCCGGCGACGCGGCGCACGTCGTCCCGCCGACGGGCTCCTACGGTGCCGGCACCGGCATCGCCGACGCCCACAACCTGGCGTGGAAGCTCGCCGCCGTGCTGCGCGGCCAGGCGGGGGAGACGCTGCTGGACAGCTACGAGGCCGAGCGCCGGCCGGTCGCCCGGGTCACGCTGGAGCAGGCCATGCGGCTGCTGACCGCCCGCCACCAGGGCACCGCCGACGACCTCGCCGCCGTGGACGACCTGGCGATGATCTTCGGGTACCGGTACGCGTCCGGGGCGGTCCTGACCGAGGGCGACGACCCGGCCGAGCCGGTCGAGGACCCGCGCAAGCCCTCCGGGCGGCCGGGGCTGCGCGCGCCGCACGTGTGGCTGGAGCGGGCCGGGGCGCGGGTGTCCACGATCGACCTGTTCACCGGCGCGTTCACGGTCCTGACCGGCCCCGACGGCGGCGACTGGGCGGCGGCCGCGCGGGCGGCCGGGGCGGCGCTGGGCGTCGCGGTGGAGGCGTGCCGCGTGGGCGCGGACGTGCACGACGCCGAGCGGCGGTTCCCCGACGCGTACGGGATCGGGAGCGGCGGCGTGAGCCTGGTCCGGCCGGACGGGTTCGTCGCCTGGCGCGCCGCCGGCCCGTCCGCGCGGCCGGTGGAGGAGCTGCGGCGGGCGCTGTCCCGGGTGCTGGCCCGCTGA
- a CDS encoding O-methyltransferase — MDATVRETIKDLNEAAARHDAGQADRLDRWRVLEPDAGEFLWFLAQSVGARTIVEVGTSRGVSTLWLADAARATGGHVLSLDLDAGAQEHARRSVAGAGLAGQVEFRAADGGAALAALPDGSVDLLFLDAERPEYPAWWPHPFRVLRQGGVLVADNALSHPEEIAPLRELLLAEPRLAVSTINVGKGELVALRR; from the coding sequence GTGGACGCTACGGTGCGCGAGACGATCAAGGACCTCAACGAGGCCGCCGCCCGGCACGACGCCGGCCAGGCCGACCGGCTCGACCGGTGGCGGGTCCTGGAGCCCGACGCCGGGGAGTTCCTGTGGTTCCTGGCGCAGAGCGTCGGGGCGCGGACGATCGTGGAGGTCGGCACCTCCCGCGGCGTGTCGACGTTGTGGCTGGCGGACGCGGCCCGCGCGACCGGCGGGCACGTCCTCAGCCTCGACCTCGACGCGGGCGCGCAGGAGCACGCCCGGCGCAGCGTGGCGGGGGCGGGCCTGGCCGGGCAGGTGGAGTTCCGCGCGGCCGACGGGGGCGCGGCGCTCGCCGCCCTGCCCGACGGCTCGGTCGACCTGCTCTTCCTCGACGCCGAACGGCCCGAGTACCCGGCCTGGTGGCCGCACCCGTTCCGGGTGCTGCGGCAGGGCGGCGTGCTCGTCGCCGACAACGCCCTGTCGCACCCGGAGGAGATCGCGCCGCTGCGCGAGCTGCTCCTGGCCGAGCCCCGGCTCGCCGTCAGCACGATCAACGTCGGCAAGGGCGAGCTGGTCGCGCTGCGCCGCTGA